The SAR116 cluster alpha proteobacterium HIMB100 genome has a window encoding:
- a CDS encoding putative hydrolase of the alpha/beta superfamily (PFAM: X-Pro dipeptidyl-peptidase (S15 family)): protein MPEVIINGPAGRLECRYMPGATPDSPTALVLHPEPDKNGTMNNRVTFATYKLFQARGFAVMRFNFRGVGRSQGSYEQGEGELSDAATAIDWLQAQFPSSNICWISGFSFGSWIAMQLMMRRPEITGFISLSPPASTHDFTFLAPCPASGLIIQGGANELVPATRVEALVEKISKQKGVTIDIDTIDGANHFFSTHLDEAMSCISAYLDRTDDGRKMPNSALSDE from the coding sequence ATGCCTGAAGTCATCATTAATGGTCCGGCTGGCCGGCTGGAATGCCGCTACATGCCTGGCGCCACACCAGATTCGCCCACAGCCCTTGTCTTACATCCAGAGCCTGACAAAAACGGCACCATGAACAACCGCGTGACCTTCGCAACCTACAAGCTGTTTCAAGCGCGTGGTTTTGCGGTTATGCGTTTCAATTTCAGAGGTGTCGGTCGTTCACAAGGCAGCTATGAGCAGGGTGAAGGCGAATTATCAGACGCCGCAACAGCCATTGATTGGCTGCAGGCCCAATTTCCGTCATCAAATATATGCTGGATTTCAGGATTTTCATTCGGCTCATGGATTGCGATGCAACTGATGATGAGGCGGCCTGAAATCACCGGGTTTATTTCCTTATCCCCACCAGCCTCTACACATGATTTCACCTTCCTGGCGCCATGTCCGGCCAGCGGCCTGATCATCCAAGGCGGCGCCAATGAGCTGGTTCCAGCCACGCGGGTAGAGGCCTTAGTCGAGAAAATCTCAAAACAAAAAGGCGTAACAATCGATATTGATACGATCGACGGGGCAAATCATTTTTTCAGTACACACCTCGATGAGGCTATGAGCTGTATCTCGGCTTATTTGGATAGAACGGATGATGGCCGGAAGATGCCAAATTCCGCCTTAAGTGATGAGTGA